Proteins encoded by one window of Enterococcus saccharolyticus subsp. saccharolyticus:
- a CDS encoding IS30 family transposase — protein MTYNHLTTDELVIIESYFKNNQSVAKTAQCLGRARQTIHNVYQFLKTGATILNYYQQYKENKKRCGRRSIVLPEEQKEYVQKRVVQGWTPDVIVGRSEMKLDCSVRTLYRMFQTGAFNVHDLPMKGKRKPNGHQEKRGKQAFRRSIHERIKKHPEFENEFGHLEGDTIVGRKHKSAVITLVERLSKVIITLKPAGRQAMDIENRINHWFQTVPKHLFKSITFDCGKEFSNWKAMGNQNDIDIYFADPGTPSQRALNEHSNGLLRRDGLVKAMDFNEVSESFIQAVASKRNHIPRKSLKYQTPMEIFLRNIKPDDLSNLI, from the coding sequence ATGACCTATAACCATCTTACAACAGACGAATTAGTAATCATAGAGTCTTATTTCAAAAATAATCAATCCGTTGCCAAAACTGCGCAATGCTTAGGACGTGCGCGACAAACGATTCATAACGTGTATCAATTTTTGAAAACTGGTGCTACGATACTGAACTACTATCAACAATACAAAGAAAACAAAAAACGCTGTGGTAGACGCTCGATTGTTTTACCAGAGGAACAAAAAGAATATGTTCAAAAGAGGGTTGTTCAAGGGTGGACACCGGATGTGATTGTCGGCCGCTCGGAAATGAAACTTGATTGTTCAGTTCGTACACTGTATCGAATGTTTCAAACTGGCGCATTTAATGTGCATGATTTGCCTATGAAAGGCAAACGAAAACCAAATGGACACCAAGAAAAACGTGGGAAACAAGCTTTTCGGCGCAGTATACATGAGCGAATCAAGAAGCACCCAGAATTTGAAAACGAATTTGGCCATCTTGAAGGAGACACTATTGTCGGTCGAAAACACAAAAGTGCTGTTATTACATTGGTGGAACGTTTGTCAAAAGTGATTATTACATTGAAGCCAGCCGGTAGACAGGCAATGGACATTGAAAATCGAATTAATCATTGGTTTCAAACGGTTCCTAAACATCTGTTTAAATCAATTACGTTTGACTGTGGGAAAGAATTTTCAAATTGGAAAGCTATGGGAAATCAAAATGATATTGATATTTATTTTGCGGATCCAGGCACCCCGTCACAACGCGCTCTAAATGAACATTCAAATGGATTATTACGTCGTGATGGATTAGTTAAAGCCATGGACTTCAATGAAGTATCAGAATCATTTATTCAAGCTGTTGCTTCCAAACGAAATCACATCCCAAGAAAATCTCTAAAGTATCAAACACCGATGGAAATATTTTTGAGAAATATAAAACCAGATGATTTGTCTAACTTAATTTGA